In Sphingomonas sp. PAMC26645, one DNA window encodes the following:
- a CDS encoding NAD(P)/FAD-dependent oxidoreductase, whose protein sequence is MTAVLDCVIIGGGPAGLTAATYLGRFRRNVLVIDKGWSRAKWIALSHNLPGFPEGISGVDLLARMREQARRYGATLEHGTIETLYRADDGLFLAKMGQNTILARTVILATGVVENNPPVTHVAEAVKDGLIRTCPICDGFESIGKKVGVLGNGEHAAAEALFIRTFSSQVSLLLPTGEIALSLETRAALAAARVEIFQVAVGSVAMETDGVTAVAVGDGVTHRFDLVYSAFGIVPQTMLAIAVGAAVDTANRLFVDGHQETSIPGLFAAGDLVRGLNQIAVADGEAAIAATAIHNRLSKILAQPEPSTAGLSSSRA, encoded by the coding sequence ATGACCGCAGTGCTCGACTGTGTCATCATCGGCGGCGGTCCTGCGGGCCTCACCGCAGCGACCTATCTCGGCCGGTTCCGACGCAACGTTCTGGTGATCGACAAGGGGTGGAGTCGTGCCAAATGGATTGCGCTCAGCCATAATCTGCCAGGCTTTCCCGAAGGCATTTCCGGTGTGGACCTGCTCGCGCGCATGCGCGAGCAAGCGCGCCGCTATGGCGCCACGCTCGAGCATGGTACGATCGAGACGCTGTACCGCGCGGACGACGGCCTGTTCCTGGCGAAGATGGGACAAAATACCATCCTTGCGCGCACCGTGATCCTCGCGACGGGCGTGGTGGAAAACAACCCTCCGGTCACGCACGTCGCCGAAGCCGTCAAGGATGGCCTCATCCGCACCTGTCCGATTTGCGACGGTTTCGAATCCATCGGCAAGAAGGTCGGCGTGCTCGGCAACGGCGAGCATGCCGCCGCCGAGGCGCTGTTCATCCGCACCTTCTCGTCTCAGGTCAGCTTGCTGCTGCCCACGGGCGAGATCGCGCTGTCCCTGGAGACCCGTGCCGCACTGGCGGCGGCACGCGTCGAGATATTTCAGGTCGCGGTCGGGTCGGTCGCGATGGAGACAGATGGCGTCACCGCGGTCGCAGTCGGCGACGGGGTCACGCACCGGTTCGACCTGGTCTATTCCGCGTTCGGCATCGTCCCCCAGACGATGCTGGCGATCGCGGTCGGCGCGGCGGTCGACACGGCGAACCGGCTGTTCGTCGACGGGCATCAGGAAACCTCGATCCCCGGGCTATTCGCCGCCGGCGATCTGGTTCGCGGCCTCAATCAGATCGCCGTCGCCGATGGCGAGGCGGCCATTGCCGCGACCGCGATCCACAATCGACTTTCAAAGATTCTCGCCCAGCCGGAGCCTTCGACAGCGGGTCTGAGTAGTTCCCGAGCGTAG
- a CDS encoding MFS transporter, whose amino-acid sequence MPSPVRARADIMPAATPVVVTSPEMSPPSVLKPLFFLAWALCAIFYFFQYAVRSAPGVMQHELTQAWGGNHIGGMISAYYVAYALMALIAGVLLDRYGPRRTIPYGIAVVGLGCLVFAQGSEAAGVAGFVIQAIGAIFAFIGASYVAARYLPSRMLAMFIGLTQCLGMAGAAFGSKPVHMLIDPAGSFHVPWQYVWVGFACAGFVLAIATWVIMPRDTGDSESHHGPLSTASLIQPFKTVFSNPQSWLAGVIGGLLFLPTTIGALVWATSFLNGGKDMSMSAAAMEASMVPIGWVIGCPLLGYLADHLGRRKPVLILGALVMLAAGLTAIYAPVGLFPPYSIALLLGIASGAAMIPFSMMKETNPSQVKGTAAGVMNFLVFVTSGIVSPFISRLMIPQGTPLTLHEFQNGFMPLVAGVVVAIGLSFFLKETGHHADKVVPLAEPTAPILAAAH is encoded by the coding sequence ATGCCGAGTCCTGTTCGGGCGCGGGCCGACATCATGCCCGCGGCAACGCCGGTGGTGGTCACGAGCCCCGAAATGTCGCCACCCAGCGTCCTCAAGCCGCTCTTCTTCCTGGCCTGGGCCCTATGCGCGATCTTCTACTTTTTCCAGTACGCGGTCCGCTCCGCGCCGGGCGTGATGCAGCACGAGCTGACCCAGGCATGGGGCGGCAACCACATCGGCGGCATGATCTCGGCCTATTATGTCGCGTACGCGCTGATGGCGCTGATCGCGGGTGTCTTGCTCGACCGCTACGGGCCGCGGCGAACGATCCCCTACGGTATCGCCGTCGTCGGCCTTGGATGCCTCGTCTTCGCTCAGGGGAGCGAGGCCGCCGGCGTAGCCGGTTTCGTCATCCAGGCGATCGGCGCGATCTTCGCCTTCATCGGCGCCTCCTATGTAGCCGCGCGCTATCTGCCCTCGCGGATGCTCGCGATGTTCATTGGCCTGACCCAGTGCCTGGGGATGGCGGGGGCCGCCTTCGGCTCCAAGCCGGTCCATATGCTCATCGATCCGGCGGGCAGCTTCCACGTGCCGTGGCAATATGTCTGGGTCGGCTTCGCCTGCGCCGGTTTCGTCCTGGCAATTGCGACGTGGGTTATCATGCCGCGCGATACGGGCGACAGTGAATCCCATCACGGACCCCTTTCGACGGCGAGCCTGATCCAGCCGTTCAAAACCGTATTCTCCAATCCGCAGAGCTGGCTTGCCGGTGTGATCGGCGGGCTACTCTTCCTGCCGACGACGATCGGCGCGCTCGTGTGGGCAACGTCCTTTCTCAACGGCGGCAAGGACATGTCGATGTCCGCCGCCGCAATGGAGGCGTCGATGGTACCGATCGGCTGGGTGATCGGCTGTCCGTTGCTTGGCTATCTTGCCGACCATCTCGGCCGCCGCAAGCCGGTGCTGATCCTCGGCGCGCTCGTCATGCTCGCAGCGGGCCTGACCGCGATCTACGCGCCTGTCGGCCTGTTCCCGCCCTACAGCATCGCACTGCTCCTCGGCATCGCTTCTGGGGCCGCAATGATCCCCTTTTCGATGATGAAGGAGACGAACCCGTCGCAGGTCAAAGGCACGGCTGCGGGGGTGATGAACTTCCTTGTCTTCGTGACCAGCGGCATCGTCTCGCCGTTCATCTCACGGCTGATGATCCCGCAGGGGACGCCGCTGACCCTACACGAGTTCCAGAACGGCTTCATGCCGCTGGTGGCCGGTGTCGTCGTTGCGATCGGCCTGAGCTTCTTCCTGAAAGAAACCGGTCATCACGCGGACAAGGTCGTTCCCCTCGCCGAACCGACGGCACCTATCCTGGCGGCGGCGCACTAA
- a CDS encoding FAD-dependent oxidoreductase, whose translation MTPAPLHWDEETDVIVVGYGYAGATAAMTAQEAGAQVLLLEKAPEAHKGGNSRVSANIVFWPADAETAKVYFRSMAGPYMDDISDELLDVWATEMFANKAWLEGLGMTPVEMPYVEFPELAGSDCVRVLLNGEGPVGGERLWRLVEAAVEARHVPISYDTPAVSLVMEERRIVGVIAERRGKRVAIRARRGVVLTCGGFENNPAMIRNYVDGLPRVHPVGTPYNTGDGIRMGLEVGADLWHMSNVSGPILSFKAPDIPVAQWLNLPHGQSFVFVGADGSRFTMEGEPCSVGDAHGKVKRHGHWGRQAMPLPIHMIFDETYRKHGPIGKAGADWDVSHGNLYDWSDDNLREVGKGWIKTAGTLRQLAKLIDLPPAALEHTISRFNESARNGADPDWGRKPQTLGAIEAGPFYAMELTPALVNTQGGPRRNAQAQIVGTDGSAIDRLFSAGEHGSIYSFLYQGGGNIAECFAFGRVAGRNAALCGSAAGAARA comes from the coding sequence ATGACACCGGCGCCACTCCATTGGGATGAAGAGACCGACGTGATCGTCGTCGGCTATGGCTATGCAGGCGCAACGGCGGCGATGACCGCGCAAGAGGCCGGCGCGCAGGTTCTATTGCTCGAAAAGGCGCCCGAAGCGCACAAGGGCGGTAACAGCCGCGTCTCGGCCAATATCGTCTTCTGGCCAGCCGATGCGGAGACAGCGAAGGTCTACTTCCGGTCGATGGCCGGGCCGTACATGGACGACATCTCAGACGAGCTACTCGACGTGTGGGCCACGGAGATGTTCGCCAACAAGGCGTGGCTCGAAGGCCTGGGCATGACCCCGGTCGAAATGCCGTATGTCGAGTTCCCCGAACTCGCCGGGTCTGACTGCGTGCGCGTGCTGCTGAACGGGGAAGGCCCGGTCGGCGGCGAACGCCTCTGGCGCCTGGTCGAGGCCGCCGTCGAGGCCCGCCATGTGCCGATCTCTTATGACACGCCCGCGGTCAGCTTGGTGATGGAGGAGCGCCGGATCGTCGGTGTCATCGCCGAACGCCGGGGCAAGCGCGTCGCGATCCGCGCGCGCCGCGGCGTGGTGCTGACGTGTGGCGGGTTCGAGAACAACCCGGCCATGATCCGCAACTACGTGGATGGACTACCGCGCGTGCACCCGGTCGGCACACCCTACAACACCGGCGACGGCATTCGCATGGGACTCGAGGTCGGCGCCGACCTCTGGCACATGAGCAACGTGTCTGGCCCAATCCTGTCGTTCAAGGCGCCCGATATCCCGGTCGCGCAGTGGCTGAACCTTCCGCATGGGCAAAGCTTCGTCTTCGTCGGCGCCGACGGCAGCCGGTTCACGATGGAGGGCGAACCCTGCTCGGTGGGCGACGCACACGGCAAGGTGAAGCGCCACGGTCACTGGGGGCGGCAGGCGATGCCCTTGCCGATCCACATGATCTTCGACGAGACTTACCGCAAGCACGGCCCGATCGGAAAGGCCGGGGCGGACTGGGACGTCAGCCACGGCAATCTGTACGACTGGAGCGACGACAATCTGCGTGAGGTCGGCAAGGGCTGGATCAAGACGGCGGGCACGCTGCGACAATTGGCGAAGCTGATCGACCTTCCGCCCGCGGCGCTCGAGCACACGATCAGCCGCTTCAACGAGTCCGCGCGCAACGGCGCCGATCCGGACTGGGGTCGCAAACCTCAGACGCTCGGTGCGATCGAGGCGGGTCCCTTCTATGCGATGGAATTGACTCCTGCGCTCGTGAACACGCAGGGCGGACCGCGGCGCAACGCGCAAGCGCAGATCGTCGGTACCGACGGCAGCGCGATCGATCGGCTGTTTTCCGCCGGCGAGCACGGCTCAATCTATTCCTTTCTCTATCAGGGCGGCGGCAACATCGCGGAGTGCTTTGCCTTTGGCCGCGTTGCCGGTCGCAACGCGGCGCTTTGTGGGTCGGCCGCCGGTGCGGCGCGGGCATGA